The proteins below are encoded in one region of Caulobacter henricii:
- a CDS encoding error-prone DNA polymerase → MTPAYAELQVTSNFSFLRGASHARELMPTAQGLGLAAVGIVDRNTLSGVVRAWTAAKALQVRALTGCRLDFADGTPSLLCYPSDREAFARLTRLLTVGQRRAGKGECELHWEDFLQHAEGQLALIVPPARLDESFTRDLTRMAGELRGRVWLAASRAYAARDLQRLARLETLARESGAPMVATNDVLYHGPERRPLQDVMTCVREHCTIQEAGFRLQANAERHLKAPQEMVRLFERWPRAVERTLEIVERIGFDLGQLKEEYPDEPVPPGKTALQHLTDLTWAGAAWRYPKGVPPKVADQLAEELRLIGKMNYPNYFLTVHDIVQEARKMGILCQGRGSAANSSVCFCLGVTAIDPTEHRLLFTRFISENRGEPPDIDVDFEHERREEVMQYVYRRYGRDYAAICGTVIHYRPRSAIRDVGKALGLTEDVTSLLAGTVWGSWGSGLPEAHIRKAGLDPEAPEIARAVSLASELLGFPRHLSQHVGGFVLTKRRLDETVPIGNAAMKDRTFIEWDKDDIDSLGLMKVDILALGMLTAIQRGLGMLRAEHGLDIHDLADIPVEVKGVYDMLTKADSVGVFQVESRAQMSMLPRLKPAEFYDLVIEVAIVRPGPIQGDMVHPYLRRRNGQDPVEWPAPSPEHGPADELRGILGKTFGVPLFQEQAMSLAIEAAKFTPDEADGLRKAMATFKNLGTPAEYRAKFVEGMVGRGYQRDFAERCFKQIEGFGHYGFPESHAASFAKLVYVSAWLKWAWPDVFCAVLINSQPMGFYQPAQLVRDAREHGVEVRPPDVLSSDWDCTLEAIRLVIPDEPRPGAGGRSGTDPGRRASGGPGSSRSALVRDDRVSANKLFNPDTRPLWKAVRLGLRQIKGLREAEVQRLIMARDEGAQAPADFAQAGVPQRALELLAEADAFAGAGLSRREALWAVKGLEGENRAPVQTPLLAGLPLFEAAVNLPVMALPQAVAEDYRTTSLSLKAHPCAFYRSRLDAMGVIPADRLPQVRDGRRVSVAGIVLIRQRPGTAKGVVFITLEDETGVANAVVWKDRFEADRATVMTASLLVVHGKVQSAEGVIHVVAERFTDLSAELGRLKEDPATPAPRVRSRTSGRLQRSRDFH, encoded by the coding sequence ATGACCCCCGCCTATGCCGAGCTGCAGGTCACCAGCAATTTCTCGTTCCTGCGCGGGGCCTCGCACGCCCGCGAACTGATGCCGACGGCCCAGGGCCTGGGTCTGGCGGCCGTCGGTATCGTCGACCGCAATACCCTGTCGGGCGTGGTCCGGGCCTGGACGGCCGCCAAGGCGCTGCAGGTCCGGGCCCTGACCGGCTGCCGGCTCGACTTCGCCGACGGCACGCCCAGCCTGCTCTGCTATCCGTCCGATCGCGAGGCCTTCGCCCGCCTGACCCGCCTGCTCACCGTCGGCCAGCGCCGGGCCGGCAAGGGCGAGTGCGAGCTGCACTGGGAGGACTTCCTGCAGCATGCCGAGGGGCAGCTGGCCCTGATCGTGCCCCCGGCCAGGCTGGATGAGTCCTTCACGCGCGACCTGACCCGCATGGCCGGTGAGCTGCGCGGTCGGGTCTGGCTGGCCGCCAGCCGGGCCTATGCCGCCCGCGACCTGCAGCGCCTGGCGCGGCTGGAGACGCTGGCCCGCGAGTCCGGAGCACCGATGGTCGCCACCAATGATGTGCTCTATCACGGCCCCGAACGGCGGCCCCTGCAGGACGTCATGACCTGTGTGCGCGAGCACTGCACGATCCAGGAGGCGGGTTTCCGGTTGCAGGCCAATGCCGAGCGCCACCTGAAGGCGCCGCAGGAGATGGTCCGCCTGTTCGAACGCTGGCCGCGCGCCGTCGAACGCACCCTGGAGATCGTCGAGCGCATCGGCTTCGACCTGGGCCAGCTGAAGGAGGAATATCCCGACGAGCCGGTGCCGCCGGGCAAGACCGCCCTGCAGCACCTGACCGACCTGACCTGGGCCGGCGCGGCCTGGCGCTATCCCAAGGGTGTCCCCCCCAAGGTCGCTGACCAGCTGGCCGAAGAGCTGCGTCTGATCGGCAAGATGAACTATCCCAACTATTTCCTGACCGTGCACGACATCGTGCAGGAGGCCCGCAAGATGGGCATCCTGTGTCAGGGGCGGGGTTCGGCGGCCAATTCCTCGGTCTGTTTCTGCCTGGGCGTGACCGCGATCGACCCGACCGAACACCGCCTGCTGTTCACCCGCTTCATCTCCGAAAATCGGGGCGAGCCGCCCGATATCGACGTCGACTTCGAGCACGAGCGGCGCGAGGAGGTGATGCAGTATGTCTATCGCCGCTATGGCCGCGACTATGCCGCCATCTGCGGCACGGTGATCCATTACCGGCCGCGCAGCGCTATTCGCGATGTCGGCAAGGCCCTGGGCCTGACCGAGGACGTCACCAGCCTGCTGGCCGGCACGGTCTGGGGCAGTTGGGGCTCCGGCCTGCCGGAGGCGCATATCCGCAAGGCGGGTCTGGACCCCGAGGCACCGGAGATCGCCCGCGCGGTCAGCCTGGCCTCCGAACTGCTCGGCTTTCCCCGCCACCTGTCGCAGCATGTCGGCGGCTTTGTTCTGACCAAGCGACGCCTGGACGAGACCGTGCCGATCGGCAATGCCGCCATGAAGGACAGAACCTTCATCGAGTGGGACAAGGATGACATCGACAGTCTCGGCCTGATGAAGGTCGATATTCTGGCCCTGGGCATGCTGACCGCCATCCAGCGCGGCCTGGGCATGCTGCGGGCCGAGCATGGCCTCGACATCCACGATCTGGCCGACATCCCGGTCGAGGTTAAGGGCGTCTACGACATGCTGACCAAGGCCGACTCGGTCGGGGTGTTCCAGGTCGAGAGCCGCGCCCAGATGTCGATGCTGCCCCGGCTGAAGCCCGCCGAGTTCTATGATCTGGTGATCGAGGTGGCGATCGTCCGGCCCGGCCCGATCCAGGGCGACATGGTCCATCCCTATCTGCGGCGGCGAAACGGCCAGGACCCGGTGGAATGGCCTGCCCCGTCGCCCGAGCACGGCCCCGCCGACGAGCTGAGGGGAATCCTCGGCAAGACCTTCGGCGTGCCGCTGTTCCAGGAACAGGCGATGAGTCTCGCCATCGAGGCGGCGAAGTTCACGCCCGACGAGGCCGACGGCCTGCGCAAGGCCATGGCCACCTTCAAGAACCTCGGCACGCCGGCCGAATACCGCGCCAAGTTTGTCGAGGGCATGGTGGGGCGCGGCTATCAGCGCGACTTCGCCGAGCGCTGCTTCAAGCAGATCGAGGGTTTCGGCCACTATGGCTTCCCCGAGAGCCACGCGGCCAGTTTCGCCAAGCTGGTCTATGTCTCGGCCTGGCTGAAATGGGCCTGGCCCGACGTGTTCTGCGCGGTGCTGATCAATTCCCAGCCCATGGGCTTCTATCAGCCGGCCCAGCTGGTGCGCGACGCCCGCGAGCACGGGGTCGAGGTGCGACCGCCCGACGTGCTGAGCAGTGACTGGGACTGTACCCTGGAGGCCATCAGACTTGTCATCCCGGACGAACCCCGGCCTGGAGCCGGGGGAAGATCCGGAACCGATCCTGGGCGCCGCGCTTCCGGCGGTCCCGGATCTTCGCGCTCCGCCCTCGTCCGGGATGACAGGGTTTCTGCAAACAAACTCTTCAATCCCGATACCCGCCCGCTGTGGAAGGCCGTCCGTCTGGGCCTGCGCCAGATCAAGGGCCTGCGGGAGGCCGAGGTCCAGCGCCTGATCATGGCCCGGGATGAGGGCGCGCAGGCGCCGGCGGACTTCGCCCAGGCCGGTGTCCCGCAACGGGCGCTGGAACTCCTGGCCGAGGCCGATGCCTTTGCTGGGGCAGGCCTGAGCCGGCGCGAGGCCCTCTGGGCGGTCAAGGGACTGGAGGGTGAAAACAGGGCTCCGGTCCAGACGCCGCTGCTGGCGGGCCTGCCGCTGTTCGAGGCGGCGGTGAACCTGCCGGTCATGGCCCTGCCCCAGGCGGTGGCCGAGGACTATCGCACCACCAGCCTGTCGCTGAAGGCCCACCCCTGCGCCTTCTACCGGTCGAGGCTGGACGCGATGGGCGTGATTCCCGCCGACCGTCTGCCTCAGGTCCGGGATGGCCGGCGGGTTTCGGTCGCGGGGATCGTGCTGATCCGGCAAAGGCCCGGCACTGCCAAGGGCGTGGTGTTCATCACCCTGGAGGACGAGACCGGCGTCGCCAATGCCGTGGTCTGGAAGGACCGCTTCGAGGCCGACCGCGCGACGGTGATGACCGCCTCCCTGCTGGTCGTCCATGGCAAGGTACAGTCGGCCGAAGGCGTGATCCACGTGGTCGCCGAGCGCTTCACCGACCTGTCGGCCGAGCTGGGCCGCCTGAAGGAAGACCCCGCCACACCGGCACCGCGTGTGCGGTCCAGGACGTCAGGACGGCTGCAGCGCAGTCGGGACTTTCACTAG
- a CDS encoding Y-family DNA polymerase: MARILSVWCPNWPITTWRRRNPGAGPVEGIATARPFALLISDSGTRRLAAIDETAEALGLRPGQKAADAMALAPDLVTADHDPEADRAALEALSDWCVRFSPAVALDGTDGLFLDITGTDHLWGGEAAMMADLLARLARWGVPARAAIADTPGAAWALARFGPRFGEAGEIAPPAGQRDRLADLPVAALRLDATATAQLPRLGLFRIEQILGLPRAQLAKRFGLNLTLRLDQALGAAGEALVYRRPASPWFDRLAFAEPISAPDDLARVVGDVTALICKRLEAEGQGARRFEVVFHRLDGKGMAVRAGLARPGRDAARLTRLMIPKLDVIDPGFGIEVVTVFAADVEPLSAVQARLDAEAGAGLDETLAPLVDRLINRLGEDRVWRADPYESHVPERSVIRRAPLAAPSGQTWDPERPRPVRLFKRPEPITAMAKLPDDPPVQFQWRGRSHRVRRAEGPERIGQEWWRGDFDDTGPGRIRDYYRVEDEAGGRFWIFRQGLFGTGDEPKWWLHGLFG; encoded by the coding sequence ATGGCCCGCATCCTTTCCGTCTGGTGTCCCAACTGGCCGATCACGACCTGGCGACGGCGGAATCCTGGCGCAGGGCCGGTTGAGGGTATCGCCACAGCGCGCCCCTTTGCCCTGCTGATCTCGGACTCCGGCACCCGCCGCCTCGCCGCCATCGACGAAACGGCTGAGGCCCTGGGCCTGCGCCCTGGCCAGAAGGCTGCCGACGCCATGGCCCTGGCCCCCGACCTTGTCACCGCCGACCACGATCCCGAGGCCGACCGCGCGGCCCTGGAGGCCCTGAGCGACTGGTGCGTGCGGTTCTCGCCAGCCGTGGCCCTCGACGGTACGGACGGCCTGTTCCTCGACATCACCGGGACCGACCACCTGTGGGGCGGCGAGGCGGCGATGATGGCCGACCTGCTGGCACGACTGGCCCGCTGGGGCGTGCCGGCCCGGGCGGCGATCGCCGACACGCCCGGCGCGGCCTGGGCCCTGGCGCGATTTGGGCCCCGCTTCGGCGAGGCCGGCGAGATCGCGCCGCCGGCCGGTCAGCGCGACCGGCTGGCCGATCTGCCGGTGGCGGCCCTGCGCCTCGACGCGACCGCCACCGCCCAGCTGCCGCGTCTGGGCCTGTTCCGGATCGAGCAGATCCTGGGCCTGCCCCGGGCCCAGCTGGCCAAGCGGTTCGGCCTGAACCTGACCCTGCGCCTGGACCAGGCCCTGGGGGCGGCGGGCGAGGCCCTGGTCTATCGCCGGCCGGCCAGTCCCTGGTTCGACCGCCTGGCCTTTGCCGAGCCGATCAGCGCGCCCGACGATCTGGCCCGGGTGGTCGGCGACGTCACGGCCCTGATTTGCAAGCGTCTGGAGGCCGAAGGCCAGGGCGCGCGGCGGTTCGAGGTGGTTTTTCACCGGCTGGACGGCAAGGGCATGGCGGTGCGGGCGGGGCTGGCGCGGCCGGGTCGCGACGCCGCGCGCCTGACCCGGCTGATGATCCCCAAGCTGGACGTGATTGATCCCGGCTTCGGCATCGAGGTGGTCACGGTCTTTGCCGCCGACGTCGAGCCCCTGAGCGCCGTTCAGGCCCGGCTCGATGCCGAGGCCGGAGCCGGGCTGGACGAGACCCTCGCCCCCCTGGTCGACCGGCTGATCAACCGGCTGGGCGAGGATCGCGTCTGGCGGGCGGATCCGTACGAAAGCCATGTGCCCGAACGCTCGGTGATCCGCCGCGCGCCGCTGGCCGCGCCTTCCGGCCAGACCTGGGACCCCGAGCGCCCCCGGCCGGTGCGGCTGTTCAAGCGGCCTGAGCCGATCACGGCAATGGCCAAGTTACCCGACGATCCGCCGGTCCAGTTCCAGTGGCGGGGCCGCTCGCACCGCGTGCGCCGCGCCGAGGGCCCCGAACGCATCGGCCAGGAATGGTGGCGCGGCGATTTCGACGACACCGGACCGGGCAGGATCCGCGACTATTACCGGGTCGAGGACGAAGCCGGCGGCCGGTTCTGGATCTTTCGCCAGGGCCTGTTCGGGACGGGCGACGAGCCGAAGTGGTGGTTGCATGGCCTGTTTGGGTAG
- a CDS encoding ImuA family protein, whose protein sequence is MAVPREARLAALKGRIAALEAGTRTPSPVLALGDPRIDSCFPAGGLPSGCWHEVMGAGLEDETSAAPAAFAALLTRPLLKSGAVVWVMRRTDLFTPGLAGLGLPTDRLIQVRARDDAEVLSVLEDALSTLGVAAAVGEAAAPELKIGRRLQLASEKRGSFGVLLHRRPYGGPAGRARTVSGSSSFSRWRIGSAPSQPPPDTPSLGPPRWRVELERCRGGRPGAWILESSEAEHGPHPFRLVSQLADHDLATAESWRRAG, encoded by the coding sequence ATGGCCGTACCGCGCGAGGCGCGCCTGGCGGCATTGAAGGGCCGGATCGCTGCTCTGGAAGCAGGCACTCGGACTCCGAGTCCGGTCCTGGCTCTGGGCGATCCCCGCATCGACAGCTGCTTTCCGGCGGGCGGACTGCCGTCGGGCTGCTGGCACGAGGTGATGGGCGCGGGGCTGGAGGACGAGACCTCGGCGGCCCCTGCCGCCTTCGCCGCCCTGTTGACCCGGCCGTTGCTGAAGAGCGGGGCGGTGGTCTGGGTGATGCGGCGCACGGATCTTTTCACCCCGGGCCTGGCGGGGCTTGGCCTTCCCACCGACCGGCTGATCCAGGTCCGGGCCCGCGACGATGCCGAGGTGCTGTCGGTGCTGGAGGACGCCCTCTCGACCCTCGGGGTGGCCGCCGCGGTCGGCGAGGCGGCGGCACCGGAGTTGAAGATCGGTCGCCGCCTGCAACTGGCCAGCGAGAAGCGCGGCAGTTTCGGCGTCCTGCTGCACCGGCGGCCCTATGGCGGTCCCGCAGGGCGGGCGCGGACGGTGTCTGGGTCGTCCTCCTTCAGTCGCTGGCGCATCGGCAGCGCGCCCAGCCAGCCGCCGCCGGATACGCCGAGCCTGGGCCCGCCGCGCTGGCGTGTCGAGCTGGAACGCTGCCGGGGCGGTCGTCCCGGAGCCTGGATCCTGGAGTCTTCGGAGGCCGAGCATGGCCCGCATCCTTTCCGTCTGGTGTCCCAACTGGCCGATCACGACCTGGCGACGGCGGAATCCTGGCGCAGGGCCGGTTGA
- a CDS encoding acetyl-CoA carboxylase family protein, with translation MSFQRVLIANRGEIALRIARAAAELGIESVAVHAGDDAASPHVAAADQAVALPGTGARAYLNIEAIVAAARGAGCDALHPGYGFLSENAGLARACAAAGITFIGPAPDQLETFGDKAAARALAQKLGVPLIPGTGTLDLPAAEAFLTQHGAIMLKARAGGGGRGMRLVLDPGELDAAFAACAREAMAAFGDDGLYAEKLIERARHIEVQIVGDGTRVLAVGDRDCSLQRRNQKLVEIAPAPNLPAATRTAMARAAETLCAGYRGLATVEFLLDTATGDFAFIETNPRLQVEHTVTEEVTGLDLVRLQFDLAAGRTLVELDLTTPPLAVGIAIQARINAETLGADGQVKPSSGTLTAYAPPGGPGVRVDGAGAVGLVVGAAYDSLLAKVIARGRTLAETAARLDRALSEFTITGLATTAPLIRAILQTPDWKDGAATTRFIDDHAAELVAGLPLPSESAEAHFETLDGATSVAAPLAATVGAINVAEGDLVRPGQALAVLEAMKMEHLVIATSGGRVLKIAAAPGQTVAEGQPLVFLEPVEMAAAEAQDAAIEDLDAIRPDLAEVIARHRFTLDEARPEAVARRRKTGHRTARENIDDLVDPGSFLEYGALAIAAQKRRRTTEDLIANTPADGLITGIGTVNGGLFAPDRARTAALAYDFTVLAGTQGAMNHRKTDRLMSVIADQKLPVVWFAEGGGGRPGDTDTTAVAGLDVPTFRSFAQLSGLVPKIAIVAGRCFAGNAAIAGLSEIIIATRDSNLGMGGPAMIEGGGLGVFKPEQIGPSAHQWKNGVIDILADDEAQATRLAKQALSYFQGTLSTWTAPDQRRLRNAIPENRLRVYDVRALIAGLVDEASFLELRGGFAAGMVTGLIRIEGRPMGLIANDPRHLGGAIDCDGAEKAARFLQLCDAFALPVLSLCDTPGFMVGPDSEDAAAVRRVSRQFIAGAKLRSPLFTVVTRKGYGLGAQAMAGGSFHSPAFIAAWPTGEFGGMGLEGAVKLGYRKELEALSDPAEQKALYDQLVARLYAAGKATSMAAALEIDAVIDPADTRRWILGGLDASAGVTRPWAVRVDSF, from the coding sequence ATGTCCTTCCAGCGCGTGCTGATCGCCAATCGCGGCGAGATCGCCCTCCGCATCGCCCGCGCCGCCGCCGAGCTGGGGATCGAAAGTGTCGCGGTTCATGCCGGCGATGACGCCGCAAGCCCGCACGTCGCCGCCGCCGACCAGGCTGTCGCCCTGCCCGGCACCGGGGCCCGGGCCTATCTCAACATCGAGGCCATCGTCGCTGCGGCCAGGGGCGCGGGCTGCGACGCCCTGCATCCCGGCTATGGCTTCCTGTCCGAAAACGCCGGACTGGCCCGCGCCTGCGCGGCGGCGGGGATCACCTTCATCGGCCCGGCCCCCGACCAGCTCGAGACCTTCGGCGACAAGGCCGCCGCCCGCGCCCTGGCCCAGAAGCTGGGCGTGCCCCTGATCCCCGGAACCGGCACCCTGGACCTGCCCGCCGCCGAGGCCTTCCTGACCCAGCACGGGGCGATCATGCTGAAGGCGCGGGCCGGCGGCGGCGGACGCGGCATGCGGCTGGTGCTGGATCCCGGCGAGCTGGACGCCGCCTTCGCCGCCTGCGCCCGCGAGGCCATGGCCGCGTTCGGCGATGACGGCCTCTATGCCGAGAAGCTGATCGAGCGCGCCCGCCATATCGAGGTGCAGATCGTCGGTGACGGAACCCGCGTGCTGGCGGTGGGCGACCGCGACTGCTCCCTGCAACGCCGCAACCAGAAGCTGGTCGAGATCGCCCCGGCCCCGAACCTGCCCGCCGCCACCCGGACGGCCATGGCCAGGGCGGCCGAGACCCTGTGCGCCGGCTATCGCGGCCTGGCGACCGTCGAGTTTCTGCTCGACACCGCCACCGGCGACTTCGCCTTCATCGAGACCAATCCCCGCCTGCAGGTCGAGCACACCGTCACCGAGGAGGTCACGGGCCTGGACCTCGTTCGCCTGCAGTTCGACCTGGCGGCGGGGCGGACCCTGGTCGAACTCGACCTGACCACGCCGCCCCTCGCCGTGGGCATCGCGATCCAGGCGCGGATCAATGCCGAGACCCTGGGTGCCGACGGACAGGTCAAGCCCTCGTCCGGAACCCTCACAGCCTATGCCCCTCCGGGCGGTCCGGGGGTGCGGGTGGACGGTGCCGGCGCAGTCGGCCTGGTGGTCGGGGCGGCCTATGACAGCCTGCTGGCCAAGGTCATCGCCCGGGGCCGGACCCTGGCCGAAACCGCTGCCCGTCTGGACCGGGCCCTCAGCGAGTTCACGATCACCGGCCTCGCCACCACCGCGCCCCTGATCCGGGCGATCCTGCAAACCCCGGACTGGAAGGACGGAGCGGCAACCACCCGGTTCATCGACGACCACGCCGCCGAGCTGGTCGCCGGACTTCCCCTCCCGTCAGAGAGCGCCGAAGCCCATTTCGAGACCCTGGACGGCGCGACCAGCGTCGCTGCGCCCCTGGCGGCCACAGTCGGCGCGATCAACGTGGCCGAGGGCGACCTCGTCCGCCCAGGTCAGGCCCTCGCCGTGCTGGAGGCCATGAAGATGGAGCATCTGGTCATCGCCACGTCCGGCGGCCGGGTTCTGAAGATCGCCGCTGCCCCTGGCCAGACCGTGGCCGAGGGCCAGCCACTGGTCTTCCTGGAGCCGGTCGAGATGGCGGCCGCAGAGGCGCAGGACGCCGCCATCGAGGATCTCGATGCGATCCGTCCGGACCTGGCTGAGGTCATAGCCCGCCACCGCTTCACCCTCGACGAGGCCCGTCCCGAAGCCGTCGCCCGCCGTCGCAAGACCGGCCACCGCACGGCGCGGGAGAACATTGACGACCTCGTCGATCCCGGCAGCTTCCTCGAATACGGAGCCCTGGCCATTGCCGCCCAGAAGCGCCGGCGCACGACCGAGGACCTGATCGCCAATACCCCCGCCGACGGGCTGATCACCGGCATCGGCACGGTCAATGGCGGGCTCTTTGCCCCGGACCGGGCGCGGACCGCCGCCCTGGCCTATGACTTCACCGTGCTGGCGGGCACGCAAGGCGCGATGAACCACCGCAAGACCGACCGGCTGATGTCGGTGATCGCCGACCAGAAACTGCCGGTCGTCTGGTTCGCCGAAGGCGGCGGCGGACGTCCCGGCGACACCGACACCACGGCCGTGGCCGGGCTCGATGTGCCGACCTTCAGGAGTTTCGCCCAGTTGTCGGGCCTGGTGCCCAAGATCGCCATCGTCGCCGGCCGCTGCTTTGCCGGCAATGCCGCCATCGCGGGGCTGTCGGAGATCATCATCGCCACCCGCGACTCCAATCTGGGCATGGGCGGTCCGGCCATGATCGAAGGCGGGGGTCTGGGCGTGTTCAAGCCCGAACAGATCGGCCCCTCGGCCCATCAGTGGAAGAATGGCGTCATCGATATCCTGGCCGATGACGAGGCCCAGGCCACCCGCCTGGCCAAACAGGCCCTGTCCTATTTCCAGGGCACGCTGAGCACCTGGACCGCACCCGACCAGCGCCGGCTCCGCAACGCCATCCCGGAGAACCGCCTGCGGGTCTATGACGTGCGCGCCCTGATCGCCGGCCTTGTCGACGAGGCCTCGTTCCTCGAACTGCGCGGCGGCTTTGCGGCCGGCATGGTCACCGGCCTGATCCGCATCGAGGGCCGGCCCATGGGCCTGATCGCCAATGATCCGCGCCATCTGGGCGGGGCGATTGACTGCGACGGGGCCGAGAAGGCCGCGCGGTTCCTGCAGCTGTGCGACGCCTTCGCCCTGCCGGTCTTAAGCCTCTGCGACACGCCCGGCTTCATGGTCGGTCCCGACAGCGAGGACGCCGCTGCCGTACGCCGGGTCAGCCGCCAGTTCATCGCCGGAGCCAAGCTGCGCTCGCCCCTGTTCACCGTGGTCACCCGCAAGGGCTATGGCCTCGGGGCCCAGGCCATGGCCGGGGGCAGCTTCCACAGCCCCGCCTTCATCGCCGCCTGGCCCACGGGCGAGTTTGGCGGCATGGGCCTCGAGGGCGCCGTCAAGCTCGGCTACCGCAAGGAGCTGGAGGCGTTGAGCGACCCTGCCGAGCAGAAGGCCCTCTATGACCAGCTGGTCGCGCGGCTCTATGCGGCCGGCAAGGCGACCAGCATGGCCGCAGCCCTGGAAATCGACGCGGTCATCGACCCGGCCGATACCCGGCGCTGGATCCTGGGCGGGCTTGACGCTTCGGCGGGGGTGACGCGGCCGTGGGCGGTGCGGGTAGACAGTTTCTAG
- a CDS encoding crotonase/enoyl-CoA hydratase family protein yields MSEVELTTEGPVWTVTINRPERRNAVDPATALQLNAAFDAFEADETAAVAILTGANGTFCSGFDLTVAASGAGERYDPAGEGPMGPTRRLLAKPVIAAIEGHAVAGGLELALWCDMRVAAENSTFGVFCRRWGVPLIDGGTVRLPRIVGQGRALDMILTGRAVGAAEALSWGLADRVVAEGSALVEAQALARSIAAFPQICLRADRASAFGQWDSDLAEALKAEGRGGVEPLRREARSGAARFTGGAGRGGQAAPD; encoded by the coding sequence ATGAGCGAAGTCGAACTGACCACCGAAGGTCCAGTCTGGACTGTGACGATCAACCGTCCGGAGCGCCGCAACGCCGTCGATCCCGCCACGGCCCTGCAGCTGAACGCAGCTTTTGACGCCTTTGAGGCCGATGAAACGGCGGCCGTGGCCATACTGACGGGTGCCAATGGGACCTTCTGTTCGGGCTTTGACCTGACTGTCGCCGCGAGCGGCGCGGGCGAGCGCTACGATCCGGCCGGCGAGGGCCCGATGGGGCCGACGCGCCGCCTGCTGGCCAAGCCGGTGATCGCCGCTATCGAGGGCCATGCCGTGGCCGGCGGGCTGGAACTGGCCCTGTGGTGCGACATGCGCGTGGCGGCCGAAAACTCCACCTTCGGAGTCTTCTGCCGACGCTGGGGGGTGCCGCTGATCGACGGTGGCACGGTGCGCCTGCCGCGCATCGTCGGCCAGGGCCGGGCGCTGGACATGATCCTGACCGGCCGTGCGGTCGGTGCCGCAGAAGCCTTGTCATGGGGTCTGGCCGACCGGGTCGTCGCCGAGGGTTCGGCCCTGGTCGAGGCGCAAGCCCTGGCGCGGAGCATCGCCGCCTTCCCCCAGATCTGCCTGCGGGCCGATCGCGCCTCGGCCTTTGGGCAATGGGATAGCGATCTGGCCGAGGCCCTGAAAGCCGAGGGGCGCGGCGGGGTCGAACCGCTGCGTCGCGAGGCCCGTTCTGGCGCAGCGCGCTTCACCGGCGGGGCGGGTCGCGGCGGTCAAGCCGCGCCGGACTGA
- a CDS encoding VanZ family protein, giving the protein MPLFQHRRINRLAFTAFVAASLFTLWRAILPDDGGIGFIPWDKAKHFIAFYVLTALAVAALPNSRFWRIGAVLLAFGVAIEAVQALVGRDAALGDVVADACGIAALFGPILLRAWTRPAPNPV; this is encoded by the coding sequence ATGCCGCTGTTCCAGCACCGCAGGATCAATCGCCTGGCCTTCACCGCCTTTGTGGCGGCGTCGCTGTTCACCCTGTGGCGCGCCATCTTGCCGGACGATGGCGGGATCGGCTTCATCCCCTGGGACAAGGCCAAGCATTTCATCGCCTTCTACGTCCTGACCGCCCTGGCCGTCGCTGCCCTGCCTAATAGCCGGTTCTGGCGCATCGGGGCCGTTCTGCTGGCCTTCGGCGTGGCGATCGAGGCGGTCCAGGCCCTGGTCGGCCGGGATGCAGCTCTTGGCGATGTCGTCGCCGACGCCTGCGGCATTGCCGCCCTGTTCGGACCGATTCTGCTCCGCGCCTGGACCCGCCCGGCGCCGAACCCGGTCTAG